Proteins encoded together in one Pogoniulus pusillus isolate bPogPus1 chromosome 18, bPogPus1.pri, whole genome shotgun sequence window:
- the LOC135183612 gene encoding uncharacterized protein LOC135183612 isoform X9 has protein sequence MSGSTARKVQPFTISTKLSLPKCAADFSGDACPGIAFASALDSQRGLRRSLNERISLYLAQTRANPAAPEGQPRSPSDDEGTDEEQLTRNSLARSIKKITLSNWHGDAGAGDAGGPGDLARTGDQRNHNNNNSRPGKAQFKVFLRKDVDVENKHQEAGSPRAGSFCSAVERGSPSYMLAGPLAPSPRKESPKSKEPTAAPRSSRRSGAGAAPFLDPSPLVAQFNREMMQAEGWVRGKLWDLKDGCSLQDWEEVGQTLQRDMKDFENTLIKLNQMGEQLMWQASPSAEAVQRQLLALRDQWQLLKQTAANQSKALGGLRSLQDFNKKAEQLEAWIRHQEKKPSLAALLQESLDKIQLTRRILDLKQEEQQFQSLHKELNSLAQKLEKQGKSEGRSIAARRKHLNKTWLRLQGTLKEHHEALQLALEVTAFLQQADTLLRAINAKQRSVCDVEKPGEGEPCQDRDVRDIASQVMMLDVTVSQLLSLQPSLAAQVTSKHRDVKESWVQLQQVLRSEKVPPLVSSSPAGKAAVLSAEPGGDNSGCGAVGKESKDKRTRDLRNTVLKNVPEKMVEHRTEEKSNLGSTASGQPPRSDHSRRQKRETETERRMQQTEAQVQDVCQAVNTQTVFLHKESMGPRVPPCPLTDGESLEAALRLVGELDKAERWLQAVAESLSEPATMRSPVELRRDLEETDQLEKQLLLCGLRLRALREEVVGEPPAEPEGARKMQRKVEMVEDKLAHVQTALQRRAADLRDSLVLSEFLQDLQEEEARSQQGPAACFYWLQPRSGRRSFQGSFPPLSAEAGQLPSSKDISHPLGELQEAVEMLNDAAKERERVMEVAAEAENLEHLVAKVSPLLEALRCRAETLIHDTAQAERGFTAVKSEKDLQELQGLLNQQQEMERMVSETLQGQLKELERGDAHLQELCPAQLCPISQEVQDTLRAWAELQELLQETQARVQQASQLRHFFKDYLAMISWTEDTRAQIFSESPSSHGLTETPHEELERRIEGKLKEFEMLAASGQQLVSEEHYLSATIKERLEELQNMLGWVLVRWRAQRYQRDPGSKQDDRRNTESPLGASLSRQEQHTPRAQPQLESVHSPVEFTACSLLKPMQRPESQLPVRTAIFPPASPLSDSPAGVKHSWREPRSSTPHSVEPPKEGIIWHPAETSRLLLAPRSPSGLEGTVNFILSIGKKGEKKKVQPVASSGWPGEDTLQTLPSTKLSGCKTFWKRCQGLLGTTWGSLKRKRKPPHQPLEEAEAETGKSCGAKRPPAVVRQAPASSSGTPAASHTLPKPGAGSLFNSLQRRERARAEQAQLLTLQGIMGASSAQPTLEEHRGPSNTWPQKCGRRREGPAAAAPLPGELLLYIRNPLVRDIDAECGAAPQGPHVPGPKTTCPHLSLGSVLSLELPRDIVVLGCHQEATAQWQEVEGQEWKQGREVKPWEPTGEHGARWQEEVDVDGHSSPQPDERLGKSSKSGQGTWFEEVSFNPSYSQQRAHCTEEEHPRCASGNLLDFRPRQLSCVSVPHEQEGHKLFAHLGRDGRARHHEATQIELGPSPAGIPGRAEAILGTACTQQSNGSSQPGGSSVSPDTPTQVSVFEWALESPEPPSPESSTQSVCHPAHRQFEEEEEELQAIWDGAVEQQIPRPPAGSPSATTSRPLILSSANNMLVAQFSLPSTTQLLRSPLGDKSPRVGHGGSGSPSRQVVSPCVEELVSTVPLDGPGSSDQRRHGEEEREHNKVPPGKAEFQMMEGSLERKHVLQAGGRKASCRAWGLFHAVLMRQTLCFYQDRRDSLKSSVVALPLNLSGAVCTPDAEYTKKTNCFRLQLRDGSEYLLRAPSQTLMNEWVFKLQQNSGFPEVDYFQAAAAQCVEGAGGAGGFSKVPSPRSSHLQGQHQVTTTKSQEVVVLPRSNTHLQRSLGSQDGTEDGAVAAAEDAHGAGHRKQQWSPRGSPGLWDSSCPEDDYGLVANKRRSYSFTSATYRKITPVAVPKEPVEAGSSYSVTLYIGEQTPVMPRARCHSFVAQPGSPRDVPGEKTPAPPRPKNKSVFKKFFGKKE, from the exons ATGTCGGGCAGCACGGCGAGGAAAGTGCAGCCCTTCACCATCAGCACCAAGCTCTCGCTGCCCAAGTGTGCCGCTGACTTCTCCGGAGACGCCTGCCCTGGCATCGCCTTCGCCTCTGCTCTGGACAGCCAACGCGGCCTCCGCCGCAGCCTCAACGAGCGTATCTCCCTCTACCTGGCTCAAACCCGCGCCAACCCTGCCGCTCCCGAGGGCCAGCCCCGCAGCCCCAGCGACGATGAAGGGACCGACGAGGAGCAGCTGACCCGCAACTCTCTCGCCCGTTCCATTAAGAAGATCACGCTGTCCAACTGGCATGGGGATGCTGGCGCGGGGGACGCGGGGGGACCTGGGGACCTTGCCCGAACCGGCGATCAGAGGAACCACAACAACAATAACAGCAGGCCAGGGAAAGCTCAGTTCAAG GTCTTCCTCAgaaaggatgtggatgtggagAACAAGCATCAGGAGGCTGGGAGCCCCCGGGCTGGTAGTTTCTGCTCTGCGGTGGAGAGAGGTTCCCCCTCCTACATG ctggcAGGACCCCTGGCTCCATCACCTCGGAAAGAGAGCCCCAAAAGCAAGGAGCCCACCGCAGCACCAAGAAGCAGTAGGCGAAGCGGCGCGGGAGCAGCCCCTTTCCTCGACCCAAGCCCTCTGGTAGCCCAGTTCAACCGGGAGATGATGCAG gcagagggctgggtgcgaggCAAGCTGTGGGACCTGAAGGacggctgcagcctgcaggactgGGAGGAGGTGGGTCAGACCCTGCAGCGGGACATGAAGGACTTCGAGAACACGCTGATAAAGCTCAACCAG ATGGGTGAGCAGCTGATGTGGCAGGCAAGCCCCAGTGCCGAGGcggtgcagaggcagctgctggcgtTGCGGGACCAGTGGCAGCTCCTGAAGCAGACAGCTGCCAACCAGAGCAAAGCTCTAGGGGGTCTGCGGAGCCTGCAGGACTTCAACAAGAAGGCTGAACAGCTGGAGGCATGGATCAGACACCAG GAGAAGAAGCCCTCTCTAGCAGCCCTTCTGCAGGAGAGCCTGGACAAGATCCAGCTTACTCGCCGCATCCTTGACTTGAAGCAG gaggagcagcagttcCAGAGTCTGCACAAGGAGCTGAACAGCTTGGCCCAGAAGCTGGAGAAGCAAGGCAAAAGCGAGGGCCGAAGCATTGCAGCCCGGCGCAAGCACCTCAACAAAAC GTGGTTGCGGCTGCAGGGCACCCTAAAGGAGCACcatgaggctctgcagctggccctggaggtgACTGCTTTTCTCCAGCAAGCAGATACCCTACTCAGGGCCATCAATGCCAAG CAGAGGAGTGTCTGTGATGTAGAGAAGCCAGGAGAGGGTGAGCCGTGCCAGGATCGGGATGTCAGAGACATAGCCAGCCAGGTGATG ATGCTGGATGTGACTGtgtcccagctcctcagcctgcagcccagcctggcagcccaAGTCACTTCCAAGCACAGAGATGTTAAGGAGAGTTgggtgcagctccagcaggtgcTGAG GTCAGAGAAGGTCCCACCACTGGTGAGCAGTTCTCCAGCAGGCAAAGCTGCGGTTCTGAGTGCGGAGCCAGGAGGAGACAATAGTGGTTGTGGGGCTGTGGGGAAGGAATCAAAAGATAAACGGACAAGAGACCTCAGGAACACA GTCTTGAAGAATGTGCCAGAGAAGATGGTGGAGCACAGGACAGAGGAGAAGAGCAACCTTGGCTCCACAGCATCAGGGCAGCCCCCTCGTAGTGACCACAGCAGAAG gcaaaagagagaaacagaaactgaaaggaggatgcagcagacagaggcccaggtgcaggacgtCTGTCAGGCAGTGAACACA cagactGTGTTCCTGCACAAGGAGAGCATGGGTCCCAGAGTACCTCCGTGCCCACTGACGGACGGGGAGAGCCTGGAGGCG GCACTGAGGCTGGTGGGGGAGCTGGATAAAGCTGAGCGGTGGCTGCAAGCCGTGGCTGAGTCGCTGTCAGAGCCAGCCACCATGAGGAGCCCAGTGGAGCTGCGTAGAGACCTGGAAGAGACAGAccagctggagaagcagctctTGCTGTGCGGCCTCAGACTCCGGGCACTGCgggaggaggtggtgggtgAGCCACCCGCTGAGCCAGAGGGAGCAAGGAAGATGCAGAGGAAGGTGGAGATGGTGGAGGATAA GTTGGCACACGTGCAGACAGCCCTGCAGCGCCGAGCAGCAGACCTGCGTGACTCCCTGGTGCTGTCTGAGTTCCTGCAGGACCTGCAAGAGGAGGAAGCACGGAGCCAGCAGGGACCTGCAGCG TGTTTCTATTGGCTTCAGCCAAGGAGTGGCCGTCGCAGCTTCCAGGGGTCTTTTCCCCCACTTTCAGCCGAGGCTGGACAGCTGCCAAGCAGCAAGGACATAAGCCACCCCTTGGGAGAactgcaggaggctgtggagatgctaaACGATGCAGCAAAGGAACGAGAGCGAGTCAtggaggtggcagcagaggcagaaaacCTGGAGCACCTG GTAGCAAAGGTGTCCCCACTCCTGGAGGCTCTTCGCTGCAGAGCTGAGACACTGATTCATGACACTGCCCAAGCAGAGAGAGGCTTCACTGCAGTGAAGAGTGAAAAGGacctccaggagctgcagggcttgctgaatcagcagcaggagatggag CGTATGGTGTCAGAAACCCTGCAggggcagctgaaggaactggagagGGGAGATGCCCACTTGCAAGAGCTCTGCCCCGCTCAGCTGTGCCCTATCAGCCAGGAGGTGCAGGACACACTGCgggcctgggcagagctgcaggagctgctgcaggagacccAGGCCCGAGTGCAGCAGGCCAGCCAGCTACGGCACTTCTTCAAGGATTACTTAGCCATGAT CTCCTGGACGGAGGATACACGGGCTCAGATCTTCTCCGAAAGCCCAAGCAGTCACGGCCTCACAGAGACTCCACatgaagagctggagaggaggattGAAGGGAAACTCAAGGAGTTTGAGATGTTGGCAGCATCGGGACAGCAGCTGGTGTCTGAGGAGCACTACCTGAGTGCAACA atAAAGGAGCGCTtggaagagctgcagaacatgttgggctgggtgctggtgcgTTGGCGAGCACAGAGGTACCAGCGTGACCCAGGAAGCAAGCAGGATGACAGAAGGAACACAGAGAGCCCCTTGGGTGCATCCCTCAGCAGGCAA GAGCAGCATACCCCACGTGCTCAGCCgcagctggagagtgtccaCAGTCCAGTGGAGttcacagcctgctccctcCTCAAGCCCATGCAAAGACCAGagtcacagctgccagtgagaaCGGCTATTTTCCCACCAGCGTCACCCCTCTCAGACAGCCCAGCGGGGGTGAAGCATAGCTGGAGGGAGCCCAGGAGCTCAACACCTCACAGTGTGGAACCACCCAAGGAGGGTATCATCTGGcatcctgctgagacctccaggctgctgctggccccacGGAGCCCcagtgggctggaagggacagtcAACTTCATCCTTAGCATTGgcaagaagggggagaagaaaaaggtgCAGCCAGTGGCCAGCAGTGGGTGGCCAGGAGAGGATACACTGCAGACG ctcccctccacTAAACTCTCAGGCTGTAAAACATTTTGGAAGCGTTGCCAGGGCCTTTTAGGAACCACTTGGGGTAGTTTAAAGCGAAAGAGAAAGCCACCTCACCAGCCACTGGAAGAG gcagaggcagagactgggaaaagctGCGGTGCAAAGCGGCCTCCTGCTGTTGTCCGCCAAGCCCCAGCATCCAGCAGCGGGACACCAGCTGCCTCCCACACACTGCCCAAGCCTGGCGCCGGCTCCCTCTTCAACAGCCTTCAGCGGCGGGAGCGAGCGAGGGCTGAGCAGGCCCAGCTGCTGACGCTGCAGGGCATCATGGGCGCCAGCTCCGCGCAGCCCACGCTGGAGGAGCACCGCGGTCCCAGCAACACGTGGCCGCAGAAGTGCGGCCGGAGGAGAGAGGggccggctgctgctgctcctctgcctggggagctgctgctctacATCAGGAACCCGCTGGTGCGGGACATCGATGCTGAGTGTGGGGCAGCCCCCCAGGGTCCCCATGTCCCTGGCCCAAAAACTACCTGTCCCCACCTTTCTCTGGGctctgtgctcagcctggagctgccccGGGACATAGTGGTCCTGGGGTGTCACCAAGAGGCCACGGCCCAGtggcaggaggtggaggggcaggagtggaagcagggcagggaagtgaAGCCATGGGAGCCCACAGGTGAGCATGGAGCCAGATGGCAGGAGGAGGTAGATGTGGATGggcacagctccccacagcctgATGAGAGGCTGGGAAAGTCCTCCAAGAGCGGgcaagggacatggtttgaggAGGTGAGTTTCAACCCCAGCTACAGCCAGCAAAGGGCACACTGCACTGAGGAGGAGCACCCCAGATGTGCCAGTGGAAACCTCCTGGACTTCAGGCCAAGACAGCTGTCCTGTGTCAGTGTGCCACACGAGCAGGAAGGGCATAAGCTGTTTGCCCATCTGGGCCGGGATGGCAGGGCCAGGCATCATGAAGCCACTCAGATAGAGCTTGGTCCATCCCCTGCTGGCATcccaggcagggcagaagcCATTCTCGGCActgcctgcacacagcagtcaaatggcagcagccagcctggaggGTCCTCAGTGTCCCCTGACACTCCCACTCAGGTCTCTGTTTTTGAGTGGGCACTGGAGTCCCCAGAGCCTCCCAGCCCTGAGTCAAGCACCCAGAGTGTTTGCCATCCTGCCCACCGgcagtttgaggaagaggaggaggagctgcaggccaTCTGGGATGGAGCAGTGGAGCAACAGATACCCAGGCCgccagcaggcagccccagTGCCACCACCAGCAGGCCCCTCATTCTCTCCTCAGCCAACAACATGCTAGTAGCCCAGTTCAGTCTTCCCAGCACCACCCAGCTCCTCCGCAGCCCACTGGGAGACAAGAGCCCTCGTGTGGGGCACGGTGGTAgtggcagccccagcaggcaaGTCGTGTCCCCATGCGTGGAGGAGCTGGTGTCCACAGTCCCCTTGGATGGCCCTGGCTCCTCGGATCAACGGAGGCatggggaagaggaaagagagCACAACAAG GTCCCTCCTGGTAAAGCAGAGTTTCAGATGATGGAGGGGTCACTGGAAAGGAAGCACGTcttgcaggcaggagggaggaag GCCAGCTGCAGGGCCTGGGGCCTCTTTCATGCTGTGCTGATGCGACAGACACTGTGCTTCTACCAGGACcgcagggacagcctcaag AGCTCCGTGGTGGCCCTTCCCCTGAACCTCTCTGGGGCGGTCTGCACCCCAGATGCTGAATACACCAAGAAGACCAACTGCTTCAGGCTTCA GCTGCGAGATGGCTCTGAGTACCTCTTGAGAGCTCCTTCCCAGACCCTCATGAATGAATGGGTCTTCAAGCTGCAGCAAAACTCAG GATTCCCAGAAGTGGATTacttccaggcagcagcagcacagtgtgtTGAGGGcgctggtggtgctggagg tttcAGCAAGGTCCCTAGCCCCAGGAGCTCCCACCTCCAAGGACAACATCAGGTCACAACCACCAAGAGCCAAGAGGTCGTAGTGCTACCTCGCTCAAACACCCACCTGCAGcggtctctgggcagccaggatGGCACAGAAgatggggctgtggcagcagcag AGGATGCTcatggggctgggcacaggaaGCAGCAGTGGTCACCCAGGGGTTCTCCTGGGCTGTGGGACAGCAGCTGCCCGGAAGATGACTATgggctggtggctaacaagagGAGGTCCTACTCCTTCACCTCAG CCACCTACCGGAAGATTACCCCAGTGGCTGTGCCCAAGGAGCCAGTGGAGGCCGGGAGCAGCTACTCAGTCACACTGTATATTGGGGAGCAAACACCAGTCATGCCCCGGGCACGCTGCCACTCCTTCGTGGCCCAGCCAGGGAGCCCAcgagatgtgccaggggagaagACCCCTGCACCTCCTCGCCCCAAGAACAAATCTGTCTTCAAGAAGTTCTTTGGGAAAAAGGAGTGA